The Pseudoliparis swirei isolate HS2019 ecotype Mariana Trench chromosome 17, NWPU_hadal_v1, whole genome shotgun sequence sequence CAAAAGTTACAACTTAGAAATACATTTGTAAAACATGGCATTATACAGTGGTATACAAGTCCATCCCTGTTGATAGTAGGAAAGCAAACTACATTAATAAGGCGGTTTCTCTAAACAATGTAAGACTCCTGAGCTGCTAATTTGCTGCTACTCAAGATGTCACATCTTTAAACAGTTGTCAAATGTGACATGTTCATACTATgcctcaaataaaaatgtatttatttatttaggataAAAgtgtaatactaataataaatggcttcttttttttccaatggaagaacacaaacaaatctcattaaaaaaacaaaaggtttattaatattgtttggACATAGCAAACACTGACagagcagcagaggaccaggagttgtggtgtgtgtcagtgttgtgtggATGTTGTGTTCAGCAGCAGGGAGGCAGAGCAGGCCCCGGTTCTCCAGTCACATCAACGACTCTTTACCGGCGACCAGAAGACTTGAACATTGCTCCAACTTGACATTGACGCCTCAGCGAAAGGCAAAGAaagatgcattaaaaaaaatccttccCAGTGCCAAATGACGAGAGATAAATTAATTAGAATATTTGGATGGTGTTCATTGCATCAAGGTAAACCAGCCTCTTTCCATTCAGTGAAACTTGACACACCTTTGCAGCCTCGAAGGGCTACGatgcctccctctcctctactcgACAGTCCCTTGGGTAAACAGTTTAAAAGTGCCATAGATATTGTCCCCCCCCTACCccatttgtaaaaaaagaaaaaaacaggattCCTCAATGCTTTTCGAGAAGTCTTTTCACCAGTGAGGACAACACATGTGGTAATAGTTACTTTAACTTTACAATATTGTTTATACAAGAATTAAAGCCAATGCTATTCTTACAGTATGTACAGCCCAGTCCAAGGGTGCAGAGTCAACCCTAAACTGCTTAGGTCCAGTTGTCCTCTGAAATGATATTGTATTAGTTCCTCAGTTTAAGTCCATGTGCCTTCAGCCGTAAATTCCTCTTCTCCACGTCTAGGTCTTTTGCCAACAGCATGTACAGTAGTGCTTTAATTTGTAAACGTAAGTCGCAGAGAAGGTCCGTTCACTCTTCATCCGTACAAACCTGGAACAGACAAAAGATAAAAAAGCTGTAATGGACCTTTGTGTATGACCAGCGTTCACGTttgtaaaataatgtttttaatatGAAGCATTTTTACTCGATGTTCAGTCGAGCCACGACAGCTCACTCGTTACGTTCTTTTGGGATTACATGGGGCTTTTAGTCTGGCAGTTGCGACATAAAAGGAAATCAGGACCCCTTTAGCATGCGTGCCATAGTCGCGTCTCACCTTGACAAACGGGTGGTCTAGCAGCACGCTCGCTGTCCAGCGACGTTTGGGTTCGCTCTCCAGACAGTGACCGAGGAAGTCCTTCCCTTCTGTGCTCAGCTTCTCTGGGACGGGGGGTTTATGGCCCATGCCCACTTTGTACATGATCTGGAAGTTGTGCTCGTACTCGTGCCAGGGCCTCTGTAGGATGAGATTAAAAGGACATTACATAATTTCCTCTGGTTTGAAGCGATAAGAAAGGGGGAAATAAATTCAAAACCTTAAGTATGTGGACAAATATTGGCCTTTGACAAGCTTAACTAGAAGCTatctattttaaataaattaccaTTTCAAGACTCTGCAAGAGGCAGTTTTGATGAAGGGCTACCAGATCCTCAGATTGCGTAAGACTGAaacatttattaatattctttgcCCTTCTTCGACGGCTTCCAACCTGTGGAAGGCAACTGGCGCATATGGTTTATGacctttcaaaatgtttttgaagTCGTGTATAATTGCAGCTCATTTACTTGCGATAGGGTGTAGGCCAGGGCTCGCGAGCcaaatatggctcttccggtgacggcatatggctcgcagacaattttgagttgaaaaataaaataatctccGCCGCCCCCCtgtacagcagaagtaatgtcaggtccttttcttaaagatgtctttgttcttttattaaacgtctgttattgatcgtatctacacagcagcatgtcattttttatttacgtGTCACGgaaacacttctcggctcgccgtccgcagagctccgatgctggcgtgtGCGCGGAGCGGAGcaaagaaagtcacctgcacctacTTTTACGGATATATTAATAGGTCAAAATACTTTATGCCCTATCACTCCTTACCTTTCCAGTCACCATCTCAATGAGAACGCAGCCCAAACTCCAGATGTCTGCTGCTCGTCCGTGACCTTCACCCTTTGCTCTGGTGATGACTTCAGGTGCCATGTATGCTGATTTAGACATAAAACAGTTATTAAATTATAAAACCGATTCATCAGACACTCTGcaggtttaataaatatatttgtgtataattCCATGGAATCAATGGAAAATATGTTTGATTTAATTACGCATAAAAATCTGTTTTAAAATGAAGCTCACTGTATCAACTACTCAAGTTAAGGAAAGGGTTACAGACACACTAAGACCATATATGAACACACTTTTGTAATAAATCACAGCATGTGGGTCGACATCCATTGGTGAAAGGAAACTCATTAATATCAAGCCCCAGTGACCCCTGGTGGTGGCAACCAGACACAACTATGATCTAACCTGCTGTTCCCAGGGTGCTGTTCACCTCCCCTGGCATGGTGTGAGTGTTGTTCCTCAACTTGACTGAACAGCCAAAGTCACCAAGCTTAATCAGGCCCGATGAAGTCAAAAAGATGTTGGCTCCTGATAAGAAGAGACAGAATTAGCAGAGGGTCAATGGATGCCGAGTTCCCTCAACATTTCCGCATATCTGATAAGGAAACAAATATGAGAGAGCGTGTGAAACTGACCCTTGATATCCCGGTGGACAATGCCGTGTTCATGGAGGACGTTGATGGCTGTAGTGATTTGTTTACTATAGAGCCTGATGACGTGTTCCTGCAGCCCCAGTCTggacacctcctccagagtgccCTCGTCACAGTACTCCATGAAGATGTACATCTCCTCCTGCAGGGGGAGAGCATTAACATGAACAAACTGCTTCGGGATGCGCCGTGTGACGCCTGGCTCGAAGCAAAGCGTGTGAATCTTACCCGATGGAGCTCCACTCCAAAGTATCGCACCAAGTTCGGGTGTTTAATGCCTTCGAATATCTTGAGCTCATCTGCAGTCTCCTTGATGGTTTTGTGATCGTTTGGCTGGAATCGGATCTGGtttaagaagaacaaaaagtctTACCGCTACCTGCAGATATTTATTTAACTATTATATTGGTGTTTCTGTACATACCTCCTTCATAGccattagttcaccagtgtcaACGTTGATGCAGGTGTATACTTTCCCATATTGGCCCTCACCTGTGAAACGCACAAACATCCCATCACTGCCTGCATGTGCTTCACATGACACACTTCATCACAAATGCAGTCAGTAGGTAGCCGTACCTATCTTGTTGCCCCTCTGCCACTTGAAGGTCACCTTCCTGAGCCCAACGTGCATGACGTTGTCATAGGACTTGGGTGTGTGACACACTTGGCCGATGATGTTGCGCTGCTTCATCACAGCGTACCGTTTGTCCTCAAACTTGCGAATGGAGCGACGGACCGCCTCCATGGGGCTCTGCCGGGCTGCAGTGTCTGAGATGGGTGGCAAGTAAAATGATTTTGTCATGCATTATCTTCACGTTTGAACGTTTCCCTTTTTGTATGTTTTAGTCAATCTAACATGCCTCTTCACTCAATCTCACCCTTGGACTGGCTAATAAAGGTGCGGAGCTCCCAGCTTCGACGAGCAGCGCTGTTCGGGTCTCCCTTAGGATAGAACGGCtctgggggggggaaataaatcacaagagaaaattcAGCCAATTAGAAAGTCTATATGCACAATGTGGATCAAATACTATATAGCACTGAATGCACCCACCTTCTTTGTCCTCTGTGGGGCTGGAGTGGCGACTCAGAGATTTGAAATGCAACTCGGCTGCAACTGACGACAGACGGTCATTTTCATGGTAACTGGATCCCCTGCAAAAACATGGGGGTCCAATCAACCTCCTGATTCAGATCGTAGGTTTCGGCCTCTGAGGTTCTCTCCGTTTGTGGCCACACCCATTACATACTACACAATTATAATCTGGGCAGCCAGTGTGAGGGTTTCAagttaatataaaaaaagaaccaGATGACCTTTTGAGAGAAAAGAGTGAGCTGATTATTAGTATGCGTTTTGAATGCCATTAACAGTTCAGCATGCACGAGTCATCATACATCATCCTCAAACATCATCCTCAAACACTTAAAAGGTTAGATCTCCAGAGTGCATGTTCCGATTTCAAAAGCACCCACAAATAATCTCTAAATCTAATGATTGTGACTCACCAGCGTCAAAGCAAGACTAATGTTAATAGCACTAAAAGCAGAATGTCATCGCCCACTCTTTCATTGAAGCAGCGTTTTCACACCATGCACCACTATCATTCTCTTCCTTTGACCAGTAGCAAGACTTATGTAAAGCCATTTGTCTGATTAGGTGACATTTAGTGGGGTTGTAAAAGCTACATTAACACACGATGCTCAGAATACTGCTTATTCTCACGAGCAGTAATCTGAGGTTTTTCCTGAAGTTAAATGTTCTTTTGTAGTTTACAGCAATGCCATTCATATTATTTAGATGCATCTTCTCGAGCAGCACTTCTTTTATACTCTACCAAGTCTATAGTGATTAACATGTTCATATCTGTAGAGCCATCCTGTAAATCTACCAGCAATGCATTAAAGAAATCCATTAAACTCCAGGTAAAATAGCATTCTGGCAAATTCCTCATTTAGTTAAATAAAATGGTTCATGTAATCCAGGCgaacgttttgtgcaaacaaACTTAAACTTCTCTAAAAGTACAAAAGAGtgcttgaaataaaaatccaggaAATTCTCAATTTGCAGAGATTGGGAGACTGACTGGACAAGGTAGTTAATCCAATAGATGTctgaatattaaaatgtatagtGCTTGCTTAGACACAATCTGAAGGCTAAAAGCAGAACATCAGCATTTCagttaaacaaatataaattaaatcTGTAAAAGTTAAGAATGGAATAAAGAAGTTGTATTCTTTATACATTTTGACTGTTATAAGGTCTGCAAACTAAATATTTCAAAGGAATTTCCAGCAGCTTTATGTTAAAAATCAGGGATGGCGTTTTTAAAACTAAGGATGTGATTTGACCGCAGTTTCTACCAGGTGACTTGGGGGCAAAGCTACCTGACGTCACCGGGGCTGCTGCTGGGTGCTTTGGTGTGGCTGTGTTCCCCCGGGCCCTGAGGGACTGGGCGAGGGCCGTTGGGGAACAGCTGGTTCCGCAGGTCGCAAGGGAGACTTCGAGAGCTGTGTGGTGAAAAAACAAACTGAGGAGCTGTGCCTCGGGAAAGTATGGTGGCTTGAGTGGGAGGTGTGTAGATATGCGTGTGACTGGGTGGCTGGTTGagggacagacgcacacacactcactcagacattGAACAACAACGAACTAAACATAAAAGGAAATGACAAACTTGGAGCTGACACATACAAAACACAGAGAAGCTTGCATCTCTTATAAGCTCACCAACTGCAGTGCAAAAACATCAATAAACATACAAAGCTGCGGCGGCATGAAGAGCCATGCGGGAAAGAGTATTGAAGGACAGATTATTGTGGACTAAACCCCCTACCTGAAACCCTCAGCATTAGGGATGAACAGATTGGGGTTTGGTGGGTCACTATGGCAGCGAGGGACCTTCACAGGACGGGGACTATTCCTGGGAGctgaaaaaatttaataaaaaatgcttAGTTTGGTCCCCCCACCCACAGAAAGAACCATTGTTTATAGTTTGTGAGAAATCTACAATGAACTAAAGATCACAGgaaataacatgtttttttataacTGCAGTGGTCAGATCATGTCACCACATGAAAGCCACTGCATTGTGGGGCTTTACTCCATCCAACTCCAACATTTAGTTGCCTCCATATCTTAGTTTTCTCAGCCTTTAAAGTTTAGACCTTTTCCATCAACAAAGTATTTGGTGGTCAAATTTAAAGTCATTATGTTTCTTTCAACATTACTTTTGTAATGCATTAAACGGCGGTAACAAGTGACATTCTGCAGCCGGCCTGTTTGgattatatttacttatttttctttcttcaaccAGTAAATGTTTGATGAGCAAACATCCTCCTTTTCCACACTACTTCAAACTTAACTAGGGCAACCACAGTTTTCGACTGTAGGCAATTGAGCTCCAGAGATTCAAGTCACCAACAATTTGTATCACGGAGGAGCATCTTACCAATGTACAGGCCAGTGACTGGGCTATGAGGTTTTCCAATCACATGTCCAATACATTCATTCATCAAAGCTTGTAAATTCTGCAAAAAAAGACACAGGTTCAGTCAACATGTAGCAAATGAATCATATTCAAACTATGCTTGTTGTGCaattttttgaaaacgacaaaGAGAAGGAAACAGGCAATTTTACCAGGAAGTCATCCTCAGGCAATGCTGATATAAAAGCAGGTTCGATGGCCTGAAGAAAATCAAAACCCTGAGTCGCCCATCTGTAGGTCAAACATGGCGGTCAATCAGTGTGTCCACAAACTTCACTCAATACTGTGCATCAGCACATGCTTTCAACAACGTTCAAGTATTCATCAAAGCTGAAGTCGATACACAAATATCACATGAATCAGATGTTTTTGTCTGAGAAGCATGTCAGTTGATTTTGCTGTTTTACCACACACataacatgttttattaatgaTGGAAGAGGTTTCAGTATCTACATCCTTATCCAAGTAATAATATAACTTAAAGGCTTCACTCGGTACAATGTTGCCCTGGTAGCTTGTTATGGCTAAAAGCAAAAAGCTTGAGGGCACAGGGCAAAACAGGTCCTGATGGGAGGTAAGGCCTTACCTTGGCTTGGTGCCCCTGCCACTCTCACATTTGGTCAGGACATAGGTCATCCATTTGCGGGCAAAAGTTATGTAGCGTTCCCCAATCCTCTGCCTGAACTCCCCTGACATCAGGCGCACCACCTCCTTGTGGTACTGCACatttgaagaaagaaaacagcaaACAGGAGTAAATTAAGTATTACTGTCAACTTCCCTTGATCTGAAGACTGAAATAATTCAGTCCTGATGtagtattattaaaaaaaatatataaaaccaaTTGAGAGTAGAAGGAGGGATGGCTTAGATGTGCTGCTGTGATAATAATACACAATGTTAGCGTTACCTCAAAGGCAAAATTGTAGCCCTGTATCATGGCCTCTCTGTAATACTGATGCAAAGTGGCCGATTCGGACTCTTCCACCTCTGCTTCAAACTCCGTGGTGAACATGTACTCCACTCGGTCGATGGCAGTGCTGATCTTAATGCATAGCAGTAGTGCCTCATCCTGTGGTAGGAGAAGAGTGATTTATTATCAGTTTCTAATCCAAATGTTATGTGGAAAACCTAAATGTCAAAGGGATTAGTGAAAGCATTCAAATCTTAAAATGGATCTCACGCTTGTGAGAAATGGCATGTGGTAACGAGGCTCTGAATGTGACCGATATTAACGAATTAAAAAAAGTCTGGCCTCATAGTCATTTTCGTGTAATGTTAATAAAGTGGACATTCGGGGTAAAGTCGGACACCAACACGCACCTGTCTTTACAACAACACAGGTGAGAAATCAGAGCGTGTGCTTATACAAGTACCTTAAGCTCCTCCAGAGCACTCGCGATGAGAGGCTGACTCGATGTCTGCTCCCGGCTGAGAGTGAGCACGTCCTCCATGCACTGCTGAAAGGCCTTTCTCTGGGCCACCAGATGAGCCGACTGCATCACTACCAAGAGAATGTTCTCCACCTGAAAGCACATCGGACCAGTGGGAGGCTtgtcaacgagagagagagagagagagagagacagacagactttTAAATGTCACGAACCTTCATGTCTCTTAAAGTGTCAACTGTTTCCATCTGGGGGACCAGTTTGAGCAGCTCTCCGTCCCACTGAGCCCAGTCAGAACCAGTAGTTGGGTCCCCAGCTCCGTGTTTACTCATGAGGAGGTAGGCCTCGTCCTCTGCAATTTCGTCGGGCTCTTTGGAGCAGTCTTTACCAACGGCGGCATTGAGGAGCTGCAGGATGAGAGGCCGCTGGTCCATCAAGGCACAGGGGACAAAAACTTGCAGCTCCTCCAAGCCTGGAATCTGAAcctggatagaagaagaaggttAAAGGTATAACATAAGAAGGAAAGATCAGATATGTGGGAACTCGACAGCGATGCAAACGCACCTTGACGTAGTTTCCCTTCTTCAGTGCCTCCAGGAGACAAGTCACCCCGTTAGTGAAACTAAAAACTGCGGCGACTTCTAAGTCCTGCACAGAGGTAATCAAACAAAGTGTGTGTCAGAACACACTGTCCCAGTTCTTTGGTGAGCAAATAAATACGGTCACAGATTGACTGCAAAGTCAGGACTGTTGTGGTTTCCCATTTCAAGGCAGTGACGATTCTTCACTGCCATCTCTCACCTTGCGAAGCATTTTGGCAAAGCCCAGAGCCTTAGACGCTCGCTCCCTGGCCTCGTGAAACAGCTCTTTAAGTGACCGACTAGTCTCGATAACTGACCGCCTTGAAAGATCAAAGGGTTCAAAGATTAAAACACCTCCACTGGGCCAAAATAAACTATGAATACACTGACTGGAACACAAATCCTCCTCTTTACCTGATCTCATCTGAGGCGGTGCTGTCATCTGCACATTCCCAGAATTCATTACCACTCTTTTGCAAGCCGGCATCAAGGAACTCTCCAGTGGATTTAAGCAGCATCCCAGCAATATCACTGCAAGGATTTCACATACATCGTTCATAACACTCAGAAGTATAGTCTGAAAACAATAGTCAAGGTAAACAGGTTTTTCTTTCTGTAATCATTTCTCCTTAACTTCAAAACATAGTGAATTTAtcatttaattgaaaaaaacacacaaacaaaaacaattgcaTTAATCTTAGTTTGGTTTACAGGGAAGTGACTGACCAGAAAAGCTTCCCAGACTGGGCCTCCCCTCCACGGATGTAAGGAGTGATGACCTTGGTGAagttccactcctcctctaacAGGTTCTTTAAGCTGTGAGATGCCTGAGGCAGCTGCTGCAACATCTGGATCCAACTGTGCATGTAGTCAAAGTAGACCTACAAAAACAGACAACCACAACTTATATTTCAACAATGCTCAAGACCTTCTTTCCAAAGATAAGAACATTTAAACTAAATAATTTGAAGTAGTGAGGGGAGAAAAGTTCGGAGTCTCACCACAAGCATCTTGTGAAGGTCCTCTTCAAACTCGTCAATATTGGCATTTGTCTGCAAGCCCTGAGCGTCAGCCACCACGCCACGCAGCATGAACTGATAATACTGCTTCATCAGAAGACCACCTTTCAGAACCTCTTTGCACTCACGCACCAACTATAGAGCGCACATAACACATGGAAAAAACATTAGGATTAGCACATATATGACGGACCTGTGAAGTATTACTGCTTTCAAGGATAGCACTGGCCAGGAACATGGTAACAATTGTTACCTACTAAAGATAaccatttctttctttaacGAAGCTTAATCATGTATTtgataatctatatatatatggaggaaTTACAGTTTTCTGTAAGACCAGGGCAAGTGGCCACCAAAGCTACCATCACATTAAAATGATAGAAAGGTATTTGCACCAGCTAATTGTGTTGCCCACTGGAAGGTAATGCATGCATAGTCGGCGACTCAATCTATTTTATTTGAGAAGTAAAAGGcctacgatatatatatatgttagatGTGTGCCGTCATTCAACATTGGAGGAAGAGTAACTTTAACACACAAGTGAGTGTGTCAGCAGCTGCTTGCCTGTTTGATACTGAGCAGTGAGGGCTCTCCAGCAGGCCTCTGTTCGAGTCGCAGTTTAAGGCATTCATGAATGACGTTGAGAAGGACTCTGCACAGCACGAGGAACGCTGGCCGGAAGGATGGGAGGTCCATGTCCAGCAAATCCTCCCAGGAAACCTGGTCTGCTCCAAGCTCTGGATGAGCCGGACAGCTGCAGGACACATGGCGGGAAAGCTCTGGCAGGTAATCACTGTACAGCATGGGGTCTGGGAAGTCTGAAAACTGAAGGCAGAAGATCCGGTGAAGTAATCCAGTATGTATTACAGAGCCCCATGGTTACTATATTAACAGTCAACAGTTGGCTCCAtagtaatattaaataaaacgtTGTTTGTTACTTCTTTTCACTGGTATTTAAACTGCATTTTCATTGCCAG is a genomic window containing:
- the map3k4 gene encoding mitogen-activated protein kinase kinase kinase 4 isoform X2 translates to MIRQAKPVEDASQQNSELDDSWDSPEEALYGTTPPYTSRQMKRMSGKHPRNSQARSAGRSPNKVDLTITPPVPKESPRPAETPEEHSYKQGKKQRATLRSTERDHKKTFEGSFMLDPLSKSSPFGALNMDPRKHYLSLGCSSCKLPVSMPHIARTHRQTSRTDCPADRLKFFETLRLLLKLTSMSSKRKEKEQRGLENMAFMGHNNEVIWLELQAWHARRSTSDQDLFLFTARQAIPDIIREVLHFKVNYVGLRGAQWSGSQTILEGSQTVPDLVCGEEVEPAGAVTNHCGVDPWGFSAYPSTAMNAAEPLGSGADCREHLQRQRLAFEQVKRVIELLESVEALYPSLQALQKEYQKYAARDFQGRLQALCLWLNITQDLNQKLRVMATVLGLHDLSRIGWPVFEIPSPRCSRGNEEEETEEDEEDDSTATFTAESDGEDRDAEEEEGVLGHVAEGELSPSFTPKFARLLSEEEFLPTATAGSAEAIAGGVFRPTAIYRPFVDKALKQMGLRKLILRLHKLMDRSLQRSRAALLRHTPELEFSDFPDPMLYSDYLPELSRHVSCSCPAHPELGADQVSWEDLLDMDLPSFRPAFLVLCRVLLNVIHECLKLRLEQRPAGEPSLLSIKQLVRECKEVLKGGLLMKQYYQFMLRGVVADAQGLQTNANIDEFEEDLHKMLVVYFDYMHSWIQMLQQLPQASHSLKNLLEEEWNFTKVITPYIRGGEAQSGKLFCDIAGMLLKSTGEFLDAGLQKSGNEFWECADDSTASDEIRRSVIETSRSLKELFHEARERASKALGFAKMLRKDLEVAAVFSFTNGVTCLLEALKKGNYVKVQIPGLEELQVFVPCALMDQRPLILQLLNAAVGKDCSKEPDEIAEDEAYLLMSKHGAGDPTTGSDWAQWDGELLKLVPQMETVDTLRDMKVENILLVVMQSAHLVAQRKAFQQCMEDVLTLSREQTSSQPLIASALEELKDEALLLCIKISTAIDRVEYMFTTEFEAEVEESESATLHQYYREAMIQGYNFAFEYHKEVVRLMSGEFRQRIGERYITFARKWMTYVLTKCESGRGTKPRWATQGFDFLQAIEPAFISALPEDDFLNLQALMNECIGHVIGKPHSPVTGLYIAPRNSPRPVKVPRCHSDPPNPNLFIPNAEGFSSRSLPCDLRNQLFPNGPRPVPQGPGEHSHTKAPSSSPGDVRGSSYHENDRLSSVAAELHFKSLSRHSSPTEDKEEPFYPKGDPNSAARRSWELRTFISQSKDTAARQSPMEAVRRSIRKFEDKRYAVMKQRNIIGQVCHTPKSYDNVMHVGLRKVTFKWQRGNKIGEGQYGKVYTCINVDTGELMAMKEIRFQPNDHKTIKETADELKIFEGIKHPNLVRYFGVELHREEMYIFMEYCDEGTLEEVSRLGLQEHVIRLYSKQITTAINVLHEHGIVHRDIKGANIFLTSSGLIKLGDFGCSVKLRNNTHTMPGEVNSTLGTAAYMAPEVITRAKGEGHGRAADIWSLGCVLIEMVTGKRPWHEYEHNFQIMYKVGMGHKPPVPEKLSTEGKDFLGHCLESEPKRRWTASVLLDHPFVKVCTDEE
- the map3k4 gene encoding mitogen-activated protein kinase kinase kinase 4 isoform X1, producing the protein MEPPDRNKPSRQAKPVEDASQQNSELDDSWDSPEEALYGTTPPYTSRQMKRMSGKHPRNSQARSAGRSPNKVDLTITPPVPKESPRPAETPEEHSYKQGKKQRATLRSTERDHKKTFEGSFMLDPLSKSSPFGALNMDPRKHYLSLGCSSCKLPVSMPHIARTHRQTSRTDCPADRLKFFETLRLLLKLTSMSSKRKEKEQRGLENMAFMGHNNEVIWLELQAWHARRSTSDQDLFLFTARQAIPDIIREVLHFKVNYVGLRGAQWSGSQTILEGSQTVPDLVCGEEVEPAGAVTNHCGVDPWGFSAYPSTAMNAAEPLGSGADCREHLQRQRLAFEQVKRVIELLESVEALYPSLQALQKEYQKYAARDFQGRLQALCLWLNITQDLNQKLRVMATVLGLHDLSRIGWPVFEIPSPRCSRGNEEEETEEDEEDDSTATFTAESDGEDRDAEEEEGVLGHVAEGELSPSFTPKFARLLSEEEFLPTATAGSAEAIAGGVFRPTAIYRPFVDKALKQMGLRKLILRLHKLMDRSLQRSRAALLRHTPELEFSDFPDPMLYSDYLPELSRHVSCSCPAHPELGADQVSWEDLLDMDLPSFRPAFLVLCRVLLNVIHECLKLRLEQRPAGEPSLLSIKQLVRECKEVLKGGLLMKQYYQFMLRGVVADAQGLQTNANIDEFEEDLHKMLVVYFDYMHSWIQMLQQLPQASHSLKNLLEEEWNFTKVITPYIRGGEAQSGKLFCDIAGMLLKSTGEFLDAGLQKSGNEFWECADDSTASDEIRRSVIETSRSLKELFHEARERASKALGFAKMLRKDLEVAAVFSFTNGVTCLLEALKKGNYVKVQIPGLEELQVFVPCALMDQRPLILQLLNAAVGKDCSKEPDEIAEDEAYLLMSKHGAGDPTTGSDWAQWDGELLKLVPQMETVDTLRDMKVENILLVVMQSAHLVAQRKAFQQCMEDVLTLSREQTSSQPLIASALEELKDEALLLCIKISTAIDRVEYMFTTEFEAEVEESESATLHQYYREAMIQGYNFAFEYHKEVVRLMSGEFRQRIGERYITFARKWMTYVLTKCESGRGTKPRWATQGFDFLQAIEPAFISALPEDDFLNLQALMNECIGHVIGKPHSPVTGLYIAPRNSPRPVKVPRCHSDPPNPNLFIPNAEGFSSRSLPCDLRNQLFPNGPRPVPQGPGEHSHTKAPSSSPGDVRGSSYHENDRLSSVAAELHFKSLSRHSSPTEDKEEPFYPKGDPNSAARRSWELRTFISQSKDTAARQSPMEAVRRSIRKFEDKRYAVMKQRNIIGQVCHTPKSYDNVMHVGLRKVTFKWQRGNKIGEGQYGKVYTCINVDTGELMAMKEIRFQPNDHKTIKETADELKIFEGIKHPNLVRYFGVELHREEMYIFMEYCDEGTLEEVSRLGLQEHVIRLYSKQITTAINVLHEHGIVHRDIKGANIFLTSSGLIKLGDFGCSVKLRNNTHTMPGEVNSTLGTAAYMAPEVITRAKGEGHGRAADIWSLGCVLIEMVTGKRPWHEYEHNFQIMYKVGMGHKPPVPEKLSTEGKDFLGHCLESEPKRRWTASVLLDHPFVKVCTDEE
- the map3k4 gene encoding mitogen-activated protein kinase kinase kinase 4 isoform X3; translated protein: MEPPDRNKPSRQAKPVEDASQQNSELDDSWDSPEEALYGTTPPYTSRQMKRMSGKHPRNSQARSAGRSPNKVDLTITPPVPKESPRPAETPEEHSYKQGKKQRATLRSTERDHKKTFEGSFMLDPLSKSSPFGALNMDPRKHYLSLGCSSCKLPVSMPHIARTHRQTSRTDCPADRLKFFETLRLLLKLTSMSSKRKEKEQRGLENMAFMGHNNEVIWLELQAWHARRSTSDQDLFLFTARQAIPDIIREVLHFKVNYVGLRGAQWSGSQTILEGSQTVPDLVCGEEVEPAGAVTNHCGVDPWGFSAYPSTAMNAAEPLGSGADCREHLQRQRLAFEQVKRVIELLESVEALYPSLQALQKEYQKYAARDFQGRLQALCLWLNITQDLNQKLRVMATVLGLHDLSRIGWPVFEIPSPRCSRGNEEEETEEDEEDDSTATFTAESDGEDRDAEEEEGVLGHVAEGELSPSFTPKFARLLSEEEFLPTATAGSAEAIAGGVFRPTAIYRPFVDKALKQMGLRKLILRLHKLMDRSLQRSRAALLRHTPELEFSDFPDPMLYSDYLPELSRHVSCSCPAHPELGADQVSWEDLLDMDLPSFRPAFLVLCRVLLNVIHECLKLRLEQRPAGEPSLLSIKQLVRECKEVLKGGLLMKQYYQFMLRGVVADAQGLQTNANIDEFEEDLHKMLVVYFDYMHSWIQMLQQLPQASHSLKNLLEEEWNFTKVITPYIRGGEAQSGKLFCDIAGMLLKSTGEFLDAGLQKSGNEFWECADDSTASDEIRRSVIETSRSLKELFHEARERASKALGFAKMLRKDLEVAAVFSFTNGVTCLLEALKKGNYVKVQIPGLEELQVFVPCALMDQRPLILQLLNAAVGKDCSKEPDEIAEDEAYLLMSKHGAGDPTTGSDWAQWDGELLKLVPQMETVDTLRDMKVENILLVVMQSAHLVAQRKAFQQCMEDVLTLSREQTSSQPLIASALEELKDEALLLCIKISTAIDRVEYMFTTEFEAEVEESESATLHQYYREAMIQGYNFAFEYHKEVVRLMSGEFRQRIGERYITFARKWMTYVLTKCESGRGTKPRWATQGFDFLQAIEPAFISALPEDDFLNLQALMNECIGHVIGKPHSPVTGLYIAPRNSPRPVKVPRCHSDPPNPNLFIPNAEGFRGSSYHENDRLSSVAAELHFKSLSRHSSPTEDKEEPFYPKGDPNSAARRSWELRTFISQSKDTAARQSPMEAVRRSIRKFEDKRYAVMKQRNIIGQVCHTPKSYDNVMHVGLRKVTFKWQRGNKIGEGQYGKVYTCINVDTGELMAMKEIRFQPNDHKTIKETADELKIFEGIKHPNLVRYFGVELHREEMYIFMEYCDEGTLEEVSRLGLQEHVIRLYSKQITTAINVLHEHGIVHRDIKGANIFLTSSGLIKLGDFGCSVKLRNNTHTMPGEVNSTLGTAAYMAPEVITRAKGEGHGRAADIWSLGCVLIEMVTGKRPWHEYEHNFQIMYKVGMGHKPPVPEKLSTEGKDFLGHCLESEPKRRWTASVLLDHPFVKVCTDEE